The window ACTTTAGCTGCTTTAAACCCTGAAGAGACAAAATATATCCCCTTTAACACTCAATgggaatattttaatattatattatattatattatattatattatattatatgtaatctgttgttttttcaccaagtaAAACAGAAGTTTCTTTAAAATGATTAGCTATAAAATTAACTGGACAGTAGGGTTGTACGAAAATGGTTACAGAATAATAAAGCTGCAAATATTGCCTAAATAAGGATAAAGATTTCATGTTGTTGTCCATTCCACTGGTTTTATCAGTCTTTTATTAATCTGTAAGAAAATCAAAGGGAAGAGAGATGTAAGGCCCTTGAAAAGTTAACAGTGCTCACTATCATTTTACTCTAACTCATTTGACTGtatgtaaaataaatcattGCAATGACTAATCCCACTATTCCAGTTATCTTATTGCTGCATTATTACCATTAGCTGTTCCAGGTTTGACTGCAGAGTATACAGTTTCATCAGCCACCTCAGGAGCTGATTTTCCTATGAATGGAGAGATGATTATATTGATATGTTTCCCACACAGTGAAATGACAACCTGTTGGATAATAACAGGTACAGGTGGCTGTAGActtacctttgtttttcttggcttTACCTTTCTTGTGGGAGTGTACCTCAGCATACATGAGACTGTCATCTACAAGAGAAGCCAGATTGTAGattacacagacagatggatggatgcataagcagaataacaataaatgaaatgtgGAACATCCCTATGTATAGTATGTATCTATATGCCAGtgcagtgaaacagaaaattaCTTGAAATATAATgctatataataataatataatttactTGTTGTCACCAAAATCAACCCTTAGATAATATGTCCTGTTTTCTGAGTAGTATTCTGTGACTCATGAGGTAAATAAGTATATTTACTAATAAATTctcaaatatatatttatttttgtacttaatctattttatataatttcttttatttatttttatatgtttttttttttaacagatttatttttgcacattttttattttttatggcacTCCTATGACTCCATGTAAAAATCCCCAAGTATCAGattctactgtatgtgtagAATCTGACACTTGATAGCTTTAGCGCCTCCAGGTGGTAGTattaaaaaacagcagtggGACTGAGGCACAGCACACAATAAAACTTTAGGCGGGACTGTAATGGACTCTACCTGCAGCTGATCCTATCCTCACACCAGAGTAAACACAGCTCTCCCCCGGGTCATTTTTCTTCCCTGTTAGAAGGAttagatgaatgaatgaaaatacagtttCCTGTAATTTATTTAAGCACTGCCAGCCTACAAAAACATCAagtatttaacatttatttgtatgtGGTTCAAACTACATGAAAAAGTACTCACCCTTTCTGGCAATTTCTTTGAGCTCAACTGTGGAATATGTCAGATCCCTGGATTCATCTGAAATGTGGATATTTAAAAAACTTAAGGCATTGTCATTTAATAACTTACAGTTCCCCTAAATCATATTCTAGTATCTCTAATTGTTCCACATTAAACAAAAGACATACACAGTACCATTTTCTGTGTCCTCAGGGCCTTTGATTGATTCATAGAGACAAGCATCACCTACAGAGAAGTGAAAATCAAACCAAGGTCAGTTTAATAATTTTAATCCTATTATATGAATTCTGGCATCTTTCAAATCAGTTAACCACAAATTTAGAGTAAACAATAAAGCATGAAATTAAGGCTAACCATTGAGAGAAGTGTATTGACTTTCATCTTGGCTGATTATGTGGTCAGCAGCAAACCTCTGATTGGTGCTCTGAGGCCTGTCGGGCTCCCTAAATGTGTAATAAAcatatttagatttatttttggGGAACACATAATGTTCTGTTATCATGCTCAAAATGAGACAAGAGAGTGTTGTACCAACCTGTTAAAGGATGAATCTgtgaaaacaagacatttgttGTTAAATGGAAATGTATAGCAAATTGTTCCATTCTTGCTACTGTACATGTAATTACATCAGAATGCATCTGTCCTTTGAATAATTAGAGTGTAATCATATATCAGAGAGAAGAGATCTCACCTTTTGACTTTCGGTAGCaaaccaacagcagcaggagaataATCAGTAAAATTCCACAAACCAACCCAACAATCAGCAGCACAGGAAACTGAGAGGATTCAGGCCTGGACACAGCtataatcaataaaatatatttttctgtgacatttttctcagATTGATTTTCCACAGTGCtttacagagacagagtcaaaGTCACGTCAAGTCTTGGTAACAAACTCATAATAATCATGTGTGTTCTTTTGGATTTTAGTGTTTCATTATGAATAACATATTGTACAAAGCAATTTCTCTCACACAAACTAACAAGTTAACTCTAATTATTATGTGATTATTTCTATTTCAGACTGTAGCacagctttcaaaataaaagcagaggaaatTGTTTTAATCATTCTCACCTTTAACTGACATCCAGCTCTGTGGTGACTCTTGTCCTGACCACTGACACTTGTAGAAACCTTCATCTGACTTTGACACTGCAGAGATATTCAGCTCCCCTCTTGTATCATTTTGGATGAGTTTGTCATTGTGATAGAAACACACATTagaaacaacattttctgttctCAACTTGCAGCCAAGAGTAACAGACTGTCCCTCAGCCACAGGATTGGCAGGGCTCACCAGGATAATACCATCACCTGTGAATCAGTCAAAGAATATGAAGCTTTATTCAGAGATCAGCTGCTTTATGTTGACGTACATTGATTAGAATAAATCACATGTGCTGCATGTTTTCAGTCTTCTCTAAGATCAGCACACAGTGGCCTGATAAAGACCTGACACTTGGCTTGTCTGTGTACAATTTAAAAGTGTCTTAAATGTACAAAGGAAGTGAGTGAAGCCACAGGTACAattaaaacatgcagtattCACTAATGATGAagactgacattttaatttcagaataTAAACTGGACCTACATAAACTGAATCTACAGGACACTGAATAAATGAcgagaaacaaaaatgaattgaTTAACTCTCACCCTGTACAGTGATGTTGACTGCATTACTGAATTCTCCTGATCCAGACTCACACCAGTACACCAGTGAATCAGTGTACCATAAACTACTAATACTGCATATTGCTCCAGTCATTCTCCCCCAGTAAGAGCAGTGTGACAGGGAGCCATGTTCATTAAACCTCTTCACTCTCCACTCAGTAGAGTTTCCCTCACAGCTCAgtgagacagagtcagaggtgAAGTGCTGCACTCTGTCAGGATTCACTGTGAGAGACGCTGCTGGATGAAAatctggaaaacaaaatgatgaagGGTCAAACCTCATTAGATCTACTGTACAATACCATTAACAAGACTAGGTCAATGTATGAAACTGAGAACGCAGTGGAAAACTGCAGTGGACCTGCTGCAAACAACTACTTTTAATGAAACGTAGCTAAAACCTGCTTGAAAAGTTGCTAAATTATACTAGATGatgtaatataataatagcATATTCATTACATATCATGCAGTTACAGCCCTTTAATCTATGTCATAAGGCTGTTCTCATTTATGTGTTTCTCTGGCTGTTGTCAGACATCAGAACAAGTATAAAATAGTGACTGAAACGCAGCCCATTAAGACTACATGTTAATTAGCAGTCACTtccaagctgctgctctgcattgTTAAAATCCTGATTTTATTACTGTGATgtcatctgaaaataaaacaccataCACATAAGTTAATGACTAATGACCAGTGGTGTAACTTCATCACTCAGTCCCGGAACATTCACAGTAGGGTTATCACAGGGTTGATTTTTATTTCTGCCAATTGCAGAGGACAACAATGCATGACAGCTGGTGGCAGAGATGAAAAGTTGCACAACAAAGGAATACGTCAAAAGATGCAGGTTTAGAAAATATTGGAACataaattaaactgtttatttggggtttttgttgttttgttttttgttttttgttttatcatatCCAGATTTTACAAATACTTCATAATAAGTTAAACTCTTGTAAAGTATAAAGAGACATGTTTAAAttcaacaaaactgtgaaaccTTCTATAGAAGTATAGGAGAAAAAAGTCaatcaataaaaatcaaaatcatggttaaaatacacacacacacatacacatctgaAAATTTGGCTTGGTGCTGGTTGTACACCACTTGTTATCTGCAGATATAAAAGGTCAACATATGAAAGttcacaaaaaggaaaagagcaAAAGACAAACCAGTAAACTCACCTCCAGACCAAACAAACTTAGAATGGCTGTAATATGTGTAAAACACTGGATCTCCTCTTCCAGCTCTACACACatatcctgctgtgtgtgtctgaccatgAACGATGTAGGAATCCTGTTCAGTCCCACTGCTGTTACCAGGTAACAGCTCATAGCTGTAGTAGTTGTGTGACAGATCAGGAACAGTCTTATACCAGTAGAACCTCCATCCTGCAGATGGATGTTCAACCTCACAGTTCAGAGTTACTGAGGCTCCAGGACTCAGCCATGATggagacacagtgaggacaggctGAGGTTTATCTGTTGgaaagacagtgaaaacatgttagTATATTTTGTTAGTGGGTTTTATGCAATATCTGTATCCTGCATAGTTGACATTATTTCTTTATGTCCACTATCTCTAAATTCTAATAGGAACATGAAGGTGTATACATAATATAAATCATTATAATTTCAGCCTGAATCAATGATGACTGATCAAATATGATGTGACTTACTGTCATATACTGTCAAATTGAAGGAATCGCTCCACTTTGTTGAAGACTGTTGTGaacttttctttctgcctctaCACTCATAGTTTCCACTGTGAGATGATGAAGCATAATAAATCCTGTATTCATGTTGATTTGGAGGTTTGACTGAGCTGGTAGTTCTCCATTCATACTCCCACTCAGTGTCTCCACCTCCCTGGATCTCACATCTGACAGTGATCCTCTCTCCAGTGAATATCTGAGGCCAGCTGTGCTGCAGAGTCACACTGACTCTCACATTGGAAACTGTTCACACCAAAAATATCCAGATGAGACACAAACAGGATAAAAAGCTAGAAAACATCATGGCTGTAAAATTGTAACCAGGAATACAGGTtgttttattccaaacaaaatGATTAAACTCACAAGTTATCTCAATGGAGACATCATGACTTGGATAAGAGTAGAAGACTGgttttcctctgcctcctcgGCACCAGTAGATGCCTCCTTGTGAGACACTGATCACTTTGTTTATTGCACCGTCTCTCACAAGCAGAGTATGAGAGGAGCCTGAACTTCTGTACCAGTCATATTTCCATCCAGCAGAGCCCtccacagagcaggtcagtgtcacaCTGCCTCCTACTGGTATGGTTGTTGGGCCTGGTGTCAGTGTGGCCTTGGCTTTATCTGTTGgaataagaaacaaaaacatgtggATTATTAAAATGTGAATGACTTAAAGAACTGACATAAAACATGACATATGAggtatgttttcatgttgtgttatGTGTAAGTTCTCATCACAATATGACAGCAACCTTC is drawn from Lates calcarifer isolate ASB-BC8 unplaced genomic scaffold, TLL_Latcal_v3 _unitig_966_quiver_1017, whole genome shotgun sequence and contains these coding sequences:
- the LOC108880556 gene encoding Fc receptor-like protein 5 — translated: MGQMLFFLLEFILLNTLSYCGHAQDAVLRLEPNWSTFFTGESVTFICDMTEGKDTDWEYTINKDDREFVPYNTHKDYTLTLSTGYSGKYQCTGRHKSSGFIKNSNIVSLTISDKAKATLTPGPTTIPVGGSVTLTCSVEGSAGWKYDWYRSSGSSHTLLVRDGAINKVISVSQGGIYWCRGGRGKPVFYSYPSHDVSIEITFSNVRVSVTLQHSWPQIFTGERITVRCEIQGGGDTEWEYEWRTTSSVKPPNQHEYRIYYASSSHSGNYECRGRKKSSQQSSTKWSDSFNLTVYDNKPQPVLTVSPSWLSPGASVTLNCEVEHPSAGWRFYWYKTVPDLSHNYYSYELLPGNSSGTEQDSYIVHGQTHTAGYVCRAGRGDPVFYTYYSHSKFVWSGDFHPAASLTVNPDRVQHFTSDSVSLSCEGNSTEWRVKRFNEHGSLSHCSYWGRMTGAICSISSLWYTDSLVYWCESGSGEFSNAVNITVQGDGIILVSPANPVAEGQSVTLGCKLRTENVVSNVCFYHNDKLIQNDTRGELNISAVSKSDEGFYKCQWSGQESPQSWMSVKAVSRPESSQFPVLLIVGLVCGILLIILLLLLVCYRKSKDSSFNREPDRPQSTNQRFAADHIISQDESQYTSLNGDACLYESIKGPEDTENDESRDLTYSTVELKEIARKGKKNDPGESCVYSGVRIGSAADDSLMYAEVHSHKKGKAKKNKGKSAPEVADETVYSAVKPGTAND